A genome region from Microbacterium profundi includes the following:
- a CDS encoding histidine phosphatase family protein — MTHYLYLVRHGEQQDAEHGLDDGPLSPRGVRQAELIADRLSGLPLDAVWHSPLIRATETARTIAERLPAVTPKPSALLFDCVPTGMTDETPAAYEPFFGSVTDAEIEAGSAQMADAVNEFLIRKQGDVHEVLITHNFVISWFIREVLGAPAWRWMTMNQANGGLSIIAQKQGRPWTMLTHNDLAHLPVELRTGLPDPMPV; from the coding sequence TTGACGCATTACCTATACCTGGTCAGACATGGTGAACAGCAGGACGCGGAACACGGACTCGATGACGGACCCCTCTCGCCTCGGGGCGTTCGTCAGGCGGAGCTGATCGCCGACCGGCTCTCCGGTCTCCCTTTGGATGCGGTGTGGCATTCTCCTCTGATCCGCGCGACGGAGACGGCTCGGACGATCGCAGAGCGTTTGCCGGCGGTGACTCCGAAGCCCTCGGCACTGCTGTTCGACTGCGTGCCGACGGGTATGACAGACGAGACGCCCGCGGCGTACGAGCCGTTCTTCGGATCGGTGACGGATGCGGAGATCGAGGCGGGCAGCGCTCAGATGGCGGATGCCGTGAACGAGTTCCTCATTCGCAAGCAGGGCGATGTGCACGAAGTGCTCATCACGCACAACTTCGTGATCTCGTGGTTCATCCGCGAGGTGCTCGGTGCACCGGCGTGGCGATGGATGACGATGAACCAGGCCAATGGCGGACTCAGCATCATCGCGCAGAAGCAGGGCCGTCCGTGGACGATGCTCACTCACAACGATCTCGCGCACCTGCCGGTCGAGCTTCGCACCGGCCTGCCCGACCCGATGCCGGTGTGA
- a CDS encoding aldo/keto reductase has product MRLFSADAADQQASLQEHSLVHPSAPIPVVGPGVGEGIRVPLGETGLETFPLMLGAAEFGWNVDLETSHAILDRYVEFGGNAIHTADGFSGGRSEHIIGQWLSSRGHRDRTLLSVRIGSHADNPGLGSVNLVRAVEGSLTRLGAERIDVLHLDATLDQQTNLEDTLATVEWLRDAGKISAVGAFGFAPERLVEARILAAAGYPRIEVLDEPYNLIRRQTFEGDLRLVAGAQSLAVTPSHALEHGFLSGRHRSKALMSQGVRGEQLRGHLNRRGIRILRALDQVATEISAPVAAVSIAWLLAQRTIAAPIVNTFATQHVEELMQGAGITLSRTQIADLTRAGN; this is encoded by the coding sequence ATGCGATTGTTCAGCGCAGACGCTGCTGATCAGCAGGCGAGCCTGCAGGAGCATTCGCTCGTGCATCCGTCCGCCCCGATCCCCGTGGTCGGTCCAGGGGTCGGCGAGGGCATCCGCGTACCGCTCGGCGAGACAGGCTTGGAGACGTTCCCGCTCATGCTGGGAGCGGCCGAGTTCGGTTGGAACGTCGACCTCGAGACGAGTCATGCGATCCTCGATCGCTATGTGGAGTTCGGCGGCAACGCGATCCACACGGCAGACGGCTTCTCCGGCGGTCGCAGCGAGCACATCATCGGGCAGTGGCTGAGCTCGCGCGGGCATCGGGATCGCACGCTGCTGAGCGTGCGCATCGGCTCACACGCCGATAACCCGGGTCTCGGCTCGGTGAACCTCGTTCGTGCGGTCGAAGGGTCACTCACCAGACTCGGGGCGGAGCGTATCGATGTGCTGCACCTCGATGCGACCCTCGATCAGCAGACGAATCTGGAAGACACGCTGGCCACGGTCGAGTGGCTGCGCGATGCGGGCAAGATCAGCGCGGTCGGGGCTTTCGGCTTCGCGCCTGAGCGACTGGTCGAGGCACGCATCCTCGCGGCCGCGGGGTACCCGCGCATCGAAGTGCTCGACGAGCCCTACAACCTGATCCGGCGACAGACGTTCGAGGGCGACCTCCGACTGGTGGCCGGCGCGCAGAGCCTGGCCGTGACTCCCTCTCACGCGCTGGAGCACGGTTTCCTCTCCGGCAGGCACCGCAGCAAGGCGCTGATGTCGCAGGGCGTGCGTGGGGAGCAGCTGCGCGGACACCTGAACCGTCGCGGCATCCGGATCCTCCGCGCGCTCGACCAGGTGGCGACCGAGATCTCGGCCCCAGTGGCTGCCGTCTCGATCGCCTGGCTGCTCGCGCAGCGCACGATCGCCGCTCCCATCGTCAACACGTTCGCGACGCAGCACGTCGAGGAGCTCATGCAGGGCGCCGGCATCACCCTGTCGCGCACGCAGATCGCCGACCTGACGCGCGCCGGGAACTGA
- a CDS encoding polyribonucleotide nucleotidyltransferase translates to MEGPEITAAEAVLDNGRFGTRTIRFETGRLAQQAQGSVAAYLDGETMILSATSAGKHPREGFDFFPLTVDVEERSYAAGKIPGSFFRREGRPSTEAILVCRLIDRPLRPSFVDGLRNEVQVVITVLSIAPGEYYDALAINAASASTQISGLPFSGPIAGVRLALIPGQGENADQWVAFPNQAQVEEAVFDLMVAGRVVKKSDGSEDVAIMMVEAEATENSWNLIKGGAVKPNEEVVAGGLEAAKPFLKQLVEAQAEMASHSSKAPGVYPVFPAYEQATYDFIAASATADLEKVYLIADKIERQSADDQVKDRVKAEVATAVEAGTLPASAAGEVSGAYKSLTKKIVRGRVLSEGVRMDGRGLADIRPLDAEVQVIPRVHGSAIFQRGETQIMGVTTLNMLKMEQQIDSLSPTTSKRYMHHYNFPPYSTGETGRVGSPKRREIGHGFLAERAIAPVLPSREEFPYAIRQVSEALGSNGSTSMGSVCASTLSLLNAGVPLRAAVAGIAMGLVSDEVDGQTRYAALTDILGAEDALGDMDFKVAGTSEFITAIQLDTKLDGLPSDVLTGALTQAKDARLTILGVLNAAIDAPDEMAPTAPRVISVQIPVDKIGELIGPKGKTINAIQDETGAQISIEEDGTVYIGATDGPSAEAARAQVNAIANPTNPEIGEQFLGTVVKIASFGAFISLLPGKDGLLHVTEVRKLAGGKRVENVDDVLSVGQKILVKITKIDDRGKLSLEPVLDDAAAEAPVAEAAPEAETAEA, encoded by the coding sequence TTGGAAGGTCCTGAAATCACTGCCGCCGAGGCCGTTCTTGACAACGGCCGCTTCGGCACCCGCACCATCCGCTTCGAAACCGGCCGCCTCGCTCAGCAGGCGCAGGGTTCGGTTGCGGCCTACCTCGACGGGGAGACGATGATCCTCTCCGCCACCAGCGCGGGCAAGCACCCTCGCGAAGGATTCGACTTCTTCCCGCTGACCGTCGACGTCGAAGAGCGTTCGTATGCAGCAGGCAAGATCCCCGGCTCGTTCTTCCGCCGCGAGGGCCGTCCCTCGACCGAGGCCATCCTGGTCTGCCGTCTGATCGACCGTCCGCTTCGTCCGTCGTTCGTCGACGGCCTCCGCAACGAGGTCCAGGTCGTCATCACTGTGCTGTCGATCGCTCCCGGTGAGTACTACGACGCTCTGGCGATCAACGCGGCTTCCGCGTCGACCCAGATCTCGGGTCTGCCGTTCTCCGGCCCCATCGCCGGTGTGCGCCTCGCGCTCATCCCCGGCCAGGGCGAGAACGCCGACCAGTGGGTCGCGTTCCCGAACCAGGCTCAGGTCGAAGAGGCCGTGTTCGACCTGATGGTCGCCGGTCGGGTCGTCAAGAAGTCGGACGGCTCAGAAGACGTCGCGATCATGATGGTCGAGGCCGAAGCCACCGAGAACAGCTGGAACCTCATCAAGGGCGGCGCGGTCAAGCCGAACGAGGAGGTCGTCGCCGGTGGCCTCGAAGCCGCCAAGCCGTTCCTCAAGCAGCTCGTCGAGGCGCAGGCCGAGATGGCTTCGCACTCCTCGAAGGCTCCTGGCGTCTACCCGGTCTTCCCGGCGTACGAGCAGGCAACCTACGACTTCATCGCCGCATCCGCGACGGCTGATCTCGAGAAGGTCTACCTGATCGCCGACAAGATCGAGCGTCAGAGCGCCGATGACCAGGTCAAGGACCGCGTCAAGGCCGAGGTCGCCACCGCCGTCGAGGCCGGAACCCTTCCTGCTTCCGCCGCCGGTGAGGTCTCGGGCGCATACAAGTCGCTGACGAAGAAGATCGTGCGCGGTCGCGTGCTGTCCGAGGGTGTCCGCATGGACGGCCGTGGACTTGCCGACATCCGCCCGCTGGACGCAGAGGTGCAGGTCATCCCGCGGGTGCACGGTTCCGCGATCTTCCAGCGCGGCGAAACCCAGATCATGGGTGTCACCACGCTGAACATGCTCAAGATGGAGCAGCAGATCGACTCGCTGTCCCCGACGACTTCCAAGCGCTACATGCACCACTACAACTTCCCGCCCTACTCGACCGGTGAGACCGGCCGAGTCGGGTCGCCGAAGCGTCGCGAGATCGGGCACGGCTTCCTGGCCGAGCGTGCGATCGCGCCTGTGCTGCCCAGCCGCGAGGAGTTCCCGTACGCGATCCGTCAGGTGTCCGAGGCGCTCGGCTCCAACGGCTCGACGTCGATGGGCTCTGTCTGCGCCTCGACCCTGTCGCTGCTGAACGCGGGTGTGCCGCTGCGCGCAGCCGTCGCCGGCATCGCGATGGGCCTCGTCTCCGACGAGGTCGACGGCCAGACGCGCTACGCCGCCCTGACCGACATCCTCGGCGCGGAAGACGCACTGGGCGACATGGACTTCAAGGTCGCGGGTACCAGCGAGTTCATCACTGCCATCCAGCTCGACACCAAGCTCGACGGACTCCCGTCCGACGTGCTCACCGGTGCGCTGACGCAGGCGAAGGACGCGCGTCTGACGATCCTCGGTGTTCTGAACGCCGCGATCGACGCTCCTGACGAGATGGCGCCCACCGCGCCGCGCGTCATCAGCGTGCAGATCCCCGTCGACAAGATCGGCGAGCTGATCGGCCCGAAGGGCAAGACGATCAACGCGATCCAGGACGAGACCGGTGCGCAGATCTCCATCGAGGAGGACGGCACCGTCTACATCGGCGCAACCGACGGTCCCTCGGCCGAGGCTGCTCGTGCCCAGGTCAACGCGATCGCCAACCCCACCAACCCGGAGATCGGCGAGCAGTTCCTCGGAACTGTCGTGAAGATCGCATCGTTCGGTGCCTTCATCTCGCTGCTGCCCGGCAAGGACGGACTGCTCCATGTCACCGAGGTGCGCAAGCTCGCCGGTGGCAAGCGCGTCGAGAACGTCGACGACGTGCTCTCGGTCGGCCAGAAGATCCTCGTGAAGATCACGAAGATCGACGACCGCGGCAAGCTGTCGCTCGAGCCCGTCCTCGACGACGCAGCCGCTGAGGCACCGGTCGCCGAAGCCGCGCCCGAGGCGGAGACCGCCGAGGCGTAA
- a CDS encoding GDSL-type esterase/lipase family protein, with translation MTESFLPHMNGVTGSVLQILRHLERNGHEAHVIAPDAVGIPSRVHGAPIEPVASLALPGYRNVRIGAATTRRVAASLERFRPDVVHLASPFALGWRGALAASSRGIPAVAAYQTDIAAYTERYRLPATTTFARNHIVRLHRRATLTLVPSTESEHQLTGLGVDRIRRWGRGVDAERFHPSRRDESWQRCMTKEVIVGYVGRLAAEKQVEDLAVLQQVPGVRLVIVGDGPSRARLQAEMPDAVFLGHLDGDALAQAIASFDIFVHPGESETFGQTLQEAHASGVPIVATGRGGPLDLVRMGIDGWLYRPGDLDDLRMRVADLAGDGRKRRAFGVAGRAAVEGRSWQAVCGQLLGHFEEARGLHGLDRQLRSARVRRPEPAPPTAGRRWQRYVALGDSLTEGLCDPAPDGALRGWADRMALLLAARGGLHYANLAVRSRRVRDVSGEQLTKARELRPDLVSILIGANDLVKSHADVPALAAQVEQVVQTLRDDGADVLLVTPFLPDRRAARLFTRRFADFASRLAGVAERTGAMLIDTDLHPELSSRPNWGEDLVHLSSRGHRFLAYQAGEMLGVPHADTLGALDQVLHDIDATTRAAWWQHHALPWVWRRLRGRVAGDGRVAKHDDYVYIGRSSSMRSVEVH, from the coding sequence GTGACCGAATCCTTCCTGCCGCACATGAACGGCGTGACAGGGTCTGTGCTGCAGATCCTGCGCCACCTCGAGCGCAACGGCCACGAGGCCCACGTGATCGCGCCTGACGCTGTCGGCATCCCCTCCCGGGTGCACGGCGCCCCGATCGAGCCGGTGGCGAGCCTGGCACTGCCCGGCTATCGCAACGTCAGGATCGGCGCCGCGACCACTCGGCGCGTCGCGGCGTCACTGGAACGATTCCGCCCCGATGTGGTGCACCTCGCGTCACCGTTCGCGCTGGGATGGCGTGGTGCGCTCGCCGCATCCAGTCGCGGCATACCCGCTGTCGCCGCGTATCAGACCGACATCGCCGCCTACACGGAGCGCTACCGGCTCCCCGCGACCACGACGTTCGCGCGCAACCACATCGTCCGCCTGCACCGCCGGGCGACCCTCACGCTCGTCCCCTCGACCGAATCCGAGCATCAGCTGACCGGGCTCGGCGTCGACCGCATCCGCCGCTGGGGGCGAGGAGTGGACGCTGAACGCTTCCACCCTTCGCGTCGCGACGAGAGTTGGCAGCGGTGCATGACGAAAGAGGTCATCGTCGGCTACGTCGGACGGCTGGCGGCAGAGAAGCAGGTCGAAGACCTCGCCGTGTTGCAGCAGGTGCCCGGCGTGCGCCTCGTCATCGTCGGAGACGGGCCGTCGAGGGCGCGCCTTCAGGCGGAGATGCCGGATGCCGTGTTCCTCGGCCATCTCGACGGCGATGCCCTCGCACAGGCGATCGCGTCGTTCGACATCTTCGTGCACCCGGGGGAGAGCGAGACGTTCGGGCAGACTCTGCAGGAAGCCCACGCGAGTGGCGTGCCGATCGTCGCGACGGGGCGGGGCGGCCCACTCGATCTGGTGCGGATGGGCATCGACGGATGGCTGTACCGGCCGGGGGACCTGGATGACCTTCGCATGCGGGTGGCCGATCTCGCTGGCGACGGTCGCAAGCGCCGTGCATTCGGGGTCGCCGGCCGGGCCGCCGTCGAGGGACGCAGCTGGCAGGCGGTGTGCGGCCAGCTGCTCGGGCACTTCGAAGAGGCCCGCGGGCTGCACGGTCTCGATCGGCAACTGCGCAGCGCGCGCGTCCGCAGGCCGGAGCCCGCGCCGCCGACGGCGGGGCGACGCTGGCAGCGCTACGTCGCGCTCGGCGACTCGTTGACCGAGGGACTCTGCGACCCAGCGCCCGACGGCGCGCTGCGCGGGTGGGCAGATCGCATGGCGCTCCTGCTGGCTGCCCGCGGCGGCCTGCACTATGCGAATCTCGCCGTGCGATCCCGGAGGGTGCGCGATGTGTCCGGGGAGCAGCTCACCAAGGCGCGCGAGCTGCGGCCCGACCTCGTGTCGATCCTGATCGGTGCCAACGATCTCGTGAAATCCCACGCCGACGTCCCTGCGCTCGCCGCACAGGTCGAGCAAGTGGTGCAGACACTCCGCGACGACGGGGCGGACGTGCTGCTCGTGACACCGTTCCTGCCCGACCGGAGGGCCGCGCGGCTGTTCACCCGCAGATTCGCCGACTTCGCCAGTCGGCTGGCCGGTGTCGCGGAGCGCACGGGAGCGATGCTCATCGACACCGATCTGCACCCGGAGCTCTCGTCCAGGCCGAACTGGGGCGAGGACCTGGTGCATCTCAGCAGCCGCGGACACCGTTTCCTCGCCTATCAGGCAGGAGAGATGCTCGGTGTGCCGCACGCAGACACCCTCGGCGCGCTGGATCAGGTGCTGCACGACATCGATGCCACGACCCGAGCCGCGTGGTGGCAGCACCACGCCCTGCCCTGGGTATGGCGGCGTCTGCGTGGTCGGGTGGCCGGCGACGGACGTGTGGCCAAGCACGACGACTATGTCTACATCGGCCGTTCGTCGTCGATGCGGAGCGTCGAAGTCCATTGA
- a CDS encoding DedA family protein, translating to MIPEALADAVTGPWSLVVMGLLVFGDAFFVIVPGEIAVTALGALSTSTGTPPLWTVILCAAVAAACGDLLCYGIGRWVGLDRWRWMRTERLQRAQRWARGRLEAGTAVVLFTARFIPFARLAINLVAGATRIPFPRYLGLVALAATGWATYQAAIGALFAAILPDAPIVSVLISVVVAIGLGALIDLLIRRRARRRNPVATRLPSG from the coding sequence GTGATTCCGGAAGCGCTCGCTGATGCGGTGACCGGCCCATGGTCCCTCGTGGTGATGGGCCTGCTGGTCTTCGGCGATGCGTTCTTCGTGATCGTGCCCGGCGAGATAGCGGTCACCGCGCTGGGTGCGCTCTCGACCTCCACCGGGACGCCGCCGCTGTGGACGGTGATCCTGTGCGCAGCCGTCGCCGCTGCCTGCGGGGATCTGCTCTGCTACGGGATCGGCCGATGGGTGGGGCTCGACAGGTGGCGATGGATGCGCACCGAGCGTCTGCAGCGCGCGCAGCGGTGGGCGCGGGGCCGACTGGAGGCGGGAACGGCGGTCGTGCTGTTCACCGCGAGGTTCATCCCCTTCGCGCGACTCGCGATCAACCTCGTCGCCGGCGCGACCCGGATCCCGTTCCCCCGCTATCTGGGATTGGTCGCGCTCGCGGCCACGGGGTGGGCGACGTACCAGGCCGCGATCGGCGCCCTGTTCGCTGCGATCCTCCCTGACGCGCCGATCGTGTCGGTGCTGATATCCGTGGTCGTCGCCATCGGACTCGGCGCGCTGATCGATCTGCTCATCCGCAGGCGTGCGCGCCGACGAAATCCTGTCGCGACTCGTCTGCCGTCCGGCTAG
- a CDS encoding DUF5302 domain-containing protein has protein sequence MSTEEGATSSSEEMKRKFKEALEKKNAHHRNGESHLDGDSAVHAANAPQTRREFRRKSG, from the coding sequence ATGAGCACCGAAGAAGGCGCAACCTCCTCGTCCGAGGAGATGAAGCGCAAGTTCAAGGAAGCGCTCGAGAAGAAGAACGCACATCACCGCAACGGTGAATCACATCTGGACGGCGACTCCGCCGTCCACGCGGCGAATGCCCCGCAGACGCGACGTGAGTTCCGACGCAAGAGCGGATGA
- a CDS encoding cation:dicarboxylate symporter family transporter, whose amino-acid sequence MAITTSFSLPGYNWRKGKRSWDKHTWLYVSVLIAVVLGAAVGLIWPEFAQSLEPLGKGFVSLIKMMIAPIIFCTIVVGVGSIAKAATVGKIGGLALLYFMLMSTFALAIGLVVGNIIHPGTGLNMAGASYDATTTEAKSTQDFILGIIPTTFFSAFTGESVLQVLFIALLVGFTVQGLGEKGAPIMAAVKHLQVLVFRILGMILWLAPIGAFGAIAAVVGKTGIAAIWGLGLLMVAFYITCIVFIIGVLGTLLYAVTRLNIFQLIKYLGREYLLIVGTSSSESALPRLIAKMEHVGVSKPVVGITVPTGYSFNLDGTAIYLTMASLFIAAGMGQPMSIGEQIGLLLFMIIASKGAAGVTGAGLATLAGGLQAYRPDLVDGVGVIVGIDRFMSEGRALTNFTGNAVATLLIGTWTKQIDPARARRVLGGGEPFDESMLDGSSHDGMSTATDAVGTQGLEEAAVAELAAKETRAKARAQR is encoded by the coding sequence ATGGCCATCACGACGAGCTTCTCGCTTCCCGGCTACAACTGGCGAAAAGGCAAACGCTCCTGGGACAAGCACACCTGGTTGTACGTGTCCGTCCTCATCGCCGTCGTCCTCGGCGCGGCCGTCGGCCTGATCTGGCCGGAGTTCGCGCAGAGCCTGGAACCGCTCGGCAAGGGCTTCGTCTCACTGATCAAGATGATGATCGCACCGATCATCTTCTGCACGATCGTCGTCGGCGTCGGATCGATCGCGAAGGCGGCCACCGTCGGGAAGATCGGCGGTCTCGCGCTCCTGTACTTCATGCTGATGTCCACGTTCGCGCTGGCGATCGGTCTTGTCGTGGGAAACATCATCCACCCCGGCACCGGGCTGAACATGGCCGGCGCGTCGTACGACGCGACCACCACGGAGGCGAAGTCCACGCAGGACTTCATCCTCGGCATCATCCCCACCACGTTCTTCTCGGCCTTCACGGGTGAGAGCGTGCTGCAGGTGCTCTTCATCGCGCTGCTCGTCGGATTCACCGTGCAGGGACTCGGCGAGAAGGGCGCGCCGATCATGGCCGCGGTGAAGCACCTTCAGGTGCTGGTGTTCCGCATCCTCGGCATGATCCTGTGGCTCGCGCCGATCGGTGCGTTCGGTGCGATCGCCGCTGTCGTCGGCAAGACCGGCATCGCGGCGATCTGGGGACTGGGCCTGCTGATGGTCGCGTTCTACATCACCTGCATCGTGTTCATCATCGGTGTGCTCGGCACGCTGCTGTACGCGGTGACGCGACTGAACATCTTCCAGCTCATCAAGTACCTGGGCCGCGAGTACCTGCTCATCGTCGGCACGTCGTCGTCGGAGTCGGCGCTCCCGCGGCTCATCGCGAAGATGGAGCATGTCGGGGTGTCCAAGCCGGTCGTGGGGATCACGGTGCCGACCGGGTACTCGTTCAACCTCGACGGCACGGCGATCTATCTGACGATGGCGTCCCTGTTCATCGCGGCGGGCATGGGGCAGCCCATGTCGATCGGCGAGCAGATCGGACTGCTGCTGTTCATGATCATCGCGAGCAAGGGGGCCGCAGGCGTCACCGGTGCGGGCCTCGCCACTCTCGCCGGGGGTCTGCAGGCGTACCGCCCCGACCTCGTCGACGGGGTCGGCGTGATCGTGGGCATCGACCGCTTCATGTCCGAGGGCCGCGCTCTCACCAACTTCACCGGCAACGCCGTGGCCACTCTGCTCATCGGAACCTGGACCAAGCAGATCGATCCGGCGCGAGCGCGGCGCGTGCTCGGCGGGGGCGAGCCGTTCGACGAGTCGATGCTGGACGGTTCGTCCCACGACGGGATGTCCACCGCGACGGATGCTGTCGGCACTCAGGGCCTGGAAGAAGCGGCCGTTGCAGAACTGGCGGCGAAGGAGACCAGGGCCAAGGCGCGCGCGCAACGCTGA
- a CDS encoding sensor histidine kinase: MVRSERSRSAASHVFVVLLVAAVLVGAIAAAILALQTQRSSRAEAEQLTRALAQSLADSPSVIEALDGADADAASAALQPYATAVVEHSALDFITVMTSTGVRVTHPDPARLGEQYLGTIPATPTTLTEEFTGTLGASIRTITPVANAAGESVGWVAAGVTVESVAESFLGRLPSAVAIAALIIAAGSLGAFLARRYTRRIAGDLPAGRVRDAVASYESVRTLGEALRAQTHEHGNRMHTAIALLELGRTREAIDILAETSQQSQSLVDQVTARRDGDPTVGALLLDKASQAKESGVEWSADIAPDAPRSVLAPMDSIAVLGNLIDNALDAAAAAPVRWLRVVLRSASNGGGLVLEVSDSGAGVPAAVREQIFQHGFSTKPAGAEGRGVGLALVRSIVNEAGGTVEILDEPTTFRVTLPGARASRAETKGPLP, translated from the coding sequence ATGGTGCGTTCGGAGCGCAGCCGCAGTGCGGCATCACACGTGTTCGTCGTCCTCCTCGTGGCCGCGGTCCTCGTCGGAGCGATCGCGGCGGCCATCCTCGCACTTCAGACTCAGCGCTCATCCCGAGCCGAGGCCGAGCAGCTCACACGCGCGCTCGCTCAGTCCCTCGCCGACTCGCCGAGCGTGATCGAGGCGCTCGACGGTGCAGACGCGGATGCCGCCTCCGCAGCGCTGCAGCCCTACGCCACCGCGGTCGTCGAGCACTCCGCGCTCGACTTCATCACCGTGATGACGTCGACGGGAGTGCGCGTGACCCATCCCGACCCCGCCCGGCTCGGCGAGCAGTACCTCGGCACGATCCCCGCCACGCCCACGACGCTCACCGAGGAGTTCACCGGCACGCTCGGCGCCTCGATCCGCACGATAACGCCGGTCGCGAACGCGGCTGGTGAGAGCGTCGGGTGGGTCGCGGCAGGCGTCACGGTCGAGTCCGTCGCCGAATCGTTCCTCGGGCGGCTGCCATCTGCGGTCGCGATCGCGGCACTCATCATCGCCGCCGGCTCTCTGGGTGCCTTCCTCGCGCGCCGCTATACGCGCCGCATAGCGGGCGATCTGCCGGCCGGCCGGGTGAGGGACGCGGTCGCGTCGTACGAGTCGGTGCGCACCCTCGGCGAGGCGCTGCGCGCACAGACGCACGAGCACGGCAATCGCATGCACACGGCGATCGCGCTGCTGGAGCTCGGCCGCACCCGTGAGGCCATCGACATCCTTGCGGAGACGTCGCAGCAGAGCCAGTCGCTCGTGGATCAGGTCACCGCACGGCGGGACGGCGATCCGACCGTCGGAGCGCTGCTGCTCGACAAGGCCTCTCAGGCGAAGGAGAGCGGAGTCGAGTGGTCAGCGGACATCGCCCCCGACGCACCCCGCTCCGTCCTCGCGCCGATGGACAGCATCGCGGTGCTCGGCAATCTCATCGACAATGCTCTGGATGCCGCCGCAGCCGCCCCCGTGCGCTGGCTGCGTGTCGTGCTCCGCTCCGCATCGAACGGCGGCGGGCTCGTGCTGGAGGTCTCCGACAGCGGCGCAGGAGTTCCGGCAGCCGTGCGCGAGCAGATCTTCCAGCACGGATTCTCGACGAAGCCCGCCGGCGCAGAGGGCAGAGGAGTGGGACTCGCACTGGTGCGATCGATCGTGAACGAGGCAGGAGGGACAGTGGAGATCCTCGACGAGCCGACGACGTTCCGTGTGACACTGCCCGGTGCACGTGCATCCCGCGCGGAGACGAAGGGACCGTTGCCATGA
- a CDS encoding response regulator, protein MIHTLLVDDDALTLELHRDYIERIDGYAVVGECSGARAALTALIESPPKEGIDLVLLDMTMPDGSGLDVLRHLRARSIVVDVIAITAVRDAETVRQMAALGVMQYLVKPFTFATFRERLEQHRAYSAQAVAAAGQASQAEIDALLGASRPTGSIRVPKGLSAASLARVTAAARDAGVLSASEAAEQLGMSRVAVRRYLEHLADEGRLERAARYRGRGRPETEYRWR, encoded by the coding sequence ATGATCCACACGCTCCTCGTCGACGACGACGCGCTGACTCTGGAACTGCATCGGGATTACATCGAGCGGATCGACGGCTATGCGGTGGTCGGAGAATGCAGCGGCGCCCGTGCGGCCCTCACCGCGCTGATCGAGAGCCCTCCGAAGGAGGGAATCGATCTGGTCCTGCTCGACATGACGATGCCGGACGGCTCAGGGCTCGACGTCCTCCGTCATCTGCGCGCACGATCGATAGTCGTCGATGTGATCGCGATCACGGCTGTGCGCGATGCCGAGACCGTGCGTCAGATGGCCGCCCTCGGCGTCATGCAGTACCTCGTCAAGCCCTTCACCTTCGCCACGTTCAGGGAACGGCTCGAGCAGCACCGCGCCTACAGCGCACAGGCGGTCGCGGCGGCCGGGCAGGCGAGCCAGGCCGAGATCGATGCGCTCCTGGGCGCATCGCGGCCCACCGGCAGCATCAGGGTGCCGAAGGGGCTGTCCGCCGCCTCGCTGGCACGTGTGACCGCGGCGGCCCGCGATGCCGGGGTGCTGTCGGCGAGCGAGGCGGCAGAACAGCTCGGGATGTCGCGTGTGGCCGTGCGCCGCTACCTCGAGCACCTCGCCGACGAGGGCAGGCTCGAGCGCGCCGCCCGGTACCGCGGTCGCGGTCGCCCTGAGACCGAGTACCGGTGGCGCTGA
- a CDS encoding FMN reductase, with translation MTDRRIAVISAGLSNPSSTRMLADRMAAETVKQLAERDIEVTVDVIELRDLAHDIMNNLLTGFAPAALESALNSVYSADAVIAVTPIFSTSYSGLFKSFIDVLDPDALTGKPVLIGANAGTPRHSLAIDYAIRPLFAYLHAETVSTGVFAASSDWGGAGDDVAPLAKRVEKGARELADAIARKDAATSSDPFDPANYLGEGRSFGHLLGGLAGE, from the coding sequence ATGACTGATCGTCGCATCGCCGTCATCTCGGCGGGTCTGTCCAACCCGTCCTCCACGCGCATGCTGGCCGACCGCATGGCTGCGGAGACCGTGAAGCAACTCGCCGAGCGCGACATCGAGGTCACCGTCGATGTGATCGAGTTGCGCGACCTCGCGCACGACATCATGAACAACCTGCTGACCGGGTTCGCGCCGGCGGCGCTCGAATCGGCGCTCAACTCGGTGTACTCGGCGGATGCCGTGATCGCGGTGACGCCGATCTTCTCCACGAGCTATTCGGGACTGTTCAAGTCGTTCATCGACGTGCTCGATCCTGACGCGCTCACCGGCAAGCCGGTGCTGATCGGTGCGAACGCGGGAACGCCGAGGCACTCGCTGGCGATCGACTACGCGATCCGTCCGCTGTTCGCCTACCTGCATGCCGAGACCGTCTCCACCGGAGTGTTCGCGGCATCCAGCGATTGGGGCGGAGCCGGCGACGATGTGGCACCACTGGCCAAGCGGGTGGAGAAGGGGGCACGCGAGCTCGCGGACGCCATCGCCCGCAAGGATGCCGCGACATCGAGCGACCCGTTCGACCCGGCGAACTACCTGGGCGAGGGGCGGTCCTTCGGCCACCTGCTCGGCGGGCTCGCGGGGGAGTAG